One window from the genome of Fulvivirga lutea encodes:
- a CDS encoding HAMP domain-containing sensor histidine kinase has translation MRKLPYFWKISITLVGLLLIVGIVFVAVTAQFAEKYFQERNQRLNASIAEHIITEVKPFINGELSKEATHDIMHHMMAINPSVEVYLVDPNGKIISYVAPYKKVKLDSINLKPVKKFIKSKGKQYVVGDDPRNPEKQKVFSAAPIIGVKENVDGYVYVVLASEEYESVSDYLFNSYIAKLGGRTLIISLAAAILLGILIIWLITKNLNKLIDTVNRFRNGEMSARMEVKEEGGLNDLSIAFNEMADTIVGNIEDLKSMENLRRELVGNVSHDLRTPLAVIHGYIETLIIKKDSLNNTEREKYLTIILESTEKLKKLVNELFELSKLEAKQVVPNKEPFYIQDLMNDLVHKYQMLAKEKDITIQASSEASHSNMMVNADVSLIERVLQNLLDNALKFTPKHGLITLQIDQADQNVEIKVSDNGPGIPKDQIPFIFDRYHIGDKRISLDKNSTGLGLAIVKKILEIHDATIELTSRLNQGTTFKFQLPQYS, from the coding sequence ATGAGAAAGTTGCCATATTTCTGGAAAATTAGCATCACACTGGTTGGTTTGTTGTTAATCGTTGGGATAGTGTTCGTAGCTGTAACGGCCCAATTTGCTGAGAAATATTTTCAAGAACGGAATCAGCGTTTAAATGCCTCCATTGCTGAGCACATTATTACCGAAGTGAAGCCATTTATAAATGGCGAACTTTCAAAAGAAGCTACTCACGACATCATGCACCACATGATGGCCATTAACCCAAGTGTGGAGGTTTATTTGGTAGATCCTAATGGTAAAATAATAAGTTATGTGGCGCCCTACAAAAAGGTGAAACTTGATTCCATCAATTTAAAACCGGTAAAGAAATTTATAAAGTCAAAAGGCAAGCAATATGTTGTTGGTGATGATCCTCGTAATCCTGAAAAACAAAAAGTATTTTCAGCGGCACCCATTATTGGTGTTAAAGAAAATGTAGATGGCTATGTATATGTAGTGCTAGCCAGCGAAGAATACGAATCCGTTTCTGATTATCTTTTTAATAGCTATATAGCAAAGCTGGGAGGCAGAACATTAATAATATCACTTGCAGCCGCCATTCTCTTGGGTATTTTAATTATTTGGTTGATCACTAAAAACCTGAATAAACTCATTGATACTGTGAATAGATTTAGAAATGGAGAAATGAGTGCACGCATGGAAGTGAAGGAAGAAGGAGGGCTAAATGACCTATCTATTGCGTTCAATGAAATGGCCGATACCATCGTAGGTAACATCGAAGATCTTAAATCAATGGAAAACCTCAGGCGAGAACTGGTGGGCAATGTTTCGCATGATTTACGAACACCTCTTGCCGTTATTCATGGGTATATCGAAACGTTGATTATTAAAAAGGACAGTCTGAATAACACAGAGAGAGAAAAGTATTTGACCATTATTTTAGAAAGCACTGAAAAGTTAAAAAAATTGGTAAACGAGCTTTTTGAGCTTTCGAAGTTGGAGGCCAAGCAAGTGGTTCCCAATAAAGAGCCATTCTACATTCAAGACCTGATGAATGACCTCGTGCATAAATATCAAATGCTCGCTAAAGAAAAAGACATAACTATTCAGGCAAGTTCAGAGGCAAGTCACTCAAATATGATGGTGAACGCGGATGTTAGTTTGATTGAAAGGGTACTACAGAATCTATTGGATAATGCACTGAAATTTACTCCGAAGCATGGTTTAATTACATTGCAGATTGACCAGGCAGATCAAAATGTAGAAATTAAAGTTTCTGATAATGGGCCGGGAATCCCTAAAGATCAAATCCCATTTATTTTTGATAGATATCATATAGGAGATAAGCGCATTAGCCTCGATAAAAATAGCACTGGTCTTGGGCTGGCCATTGTAAAAAAGATACTTGAAATTCACGATGCTACCATAGAATTAACGAGCAGATTGAATCAAGGCACAACATTTAAATTTCAATTACCTCAATATAGTTAA
- a CDS encoding OmpA family protein, producing the protein MNRLTQLIVVSLLLITASCSVYKKANKEFSLGRYQNTIDTYNKVLAKNPDDPEANFFVAESYRKSNRFFESAPYYEKAMLNGMENDSIRLHYAFALKSRGEYEKARAELDKYLKSVDNEEFQARASEEFDNLNYLDELRQKENFFRVKNLSAVNTSAAEYSPIYNDGKLYFTSSRGNNKIYLATGTPFTNIYVAETNGARVDSTSIKSISDLINTNNVNEGSLTFSPDGKTIVFARGNSGKRKGTADVNLFMSILRNGQWTEPRMLNINNPGYWDSSPAFSRDGRTLYFASNRPGGYGGVDLYSARRNARGRFYKVINMGPELNTTGNDMFPYVSDDGHLYFSSDGHPGFGGLDLFVARRTNGVTTVENLGVPINSNADDFGMFLYKADRGFFTSNRDGGEGDDDIYTFLNEDPNLKIVNYYLEGVTMTHDSNDSLQILTGVDVRLLDYSGNELDEATTGDDGKFLFRVYEHEHYNLVAKKTGGKQQYLITRQPFTTVGKSADRDTLTSLVTEVKFDTLLVLEKLEKNKVFVLENIYYDLDRYEIRDDAAAELDKLVTILKDNPEIKIELSSHTDDRQTEQYNLRLSERRAQSAVDYIASQGVDKSRMVARGYGESKLIIQNATTEEEHQVNRRTEFKILEVGRRSDGEDFDEDDYFDDSGN; encoded by the coding sequence ATGAATCGCTTAACTCAACTAATTGTAGTCTCGCTACTACTTATTACAGCTTCTTGCAGTGTTTACAAGAAGGCAAACAAAGAATTTTCTTTAGGTAGGTATCAGAATACAATTGATACTTACAACAAAGTTTTGGCTAAAAACCCTGACGACCCAGAGGCCAATTTCTTTGTAGCCGAATCGTATCGAAAATCAAATAGATTCTTTGAATCCGCCCCATATTATGAGAAGGCTATGCTTAACGGAATGGAAAATGACTCTATTCGTTTGCATTATGCTTTTGCGTTAAAATCAAGAGGGGAGTATGAAAAAGCCCGAGCTGAACTTGATAAATATTTGAAATCTGTAGATAACGAAGAGTTTCAAGCACGTGCAAGTGAAGAATTTGATAACCTCAATTACCTTGATGAGCTTAGGCAGAAAGAGAATTTCTTTCGGGTTAAAAACCTATCGGCAGTAAATACATCTGCAGCAGAATATTCTCCTATTTATAATGATGGTAAGCTCTATTTCACGTCTAGCAGAGGAAATAATAAAATTTATTTAGCCACTGGTACACCATTTACAAACATCTACGTAGCAGAAACAAATGGCGCCCGTGTAGACAGCACAAGCATTAAATCTATTAGTGATTTAATAAATACAAATAATGTTAATGAAGGCTCTCTCACTTTTAGTCCTGATGGGAAAACTATTGTTTTCGCAAGAGGTAACTCTGGTAAAAGAAAAGGAACGGCAGATGTCAATCTATTCATGTCTATACTAAGGAACGGCCAATGGACTGAGCCAAGAATGTTGAATATTAACAATCCCGGCTATTGGGATTCCTCTCCTGCGTTTAGTAGAGATGGTCGCACCCTTTATTTTGCTTCCAACCGCCCTGGTGGTTATGGTGGGGTAGACCTTTACAGTGCCCGAAGAAATGCCAGAGGTCGATTTTATAAAGTAATTAACATGGGGCCTGAGTTAAATACTACAGGTAATGATATGTTTCCATACGTTTCTGACGATGGACATTTATATTTTTCTAGTGACGGACATCCTGGCTTTGGCGGCTTAGATTTATTTGTTGCTCGAAGAACAAATGGTGTAACAACTGTTGAAAATCTTGGAGTTCCTATCAACTCCAATGCCGATGATTTTGGGATGTTTCTCTACAAAGCAGACAGAGGGTTTTTCACATCAAACAGAGATGGTGGCGAAGGAGACGATGACATCTATACCTTCCTAAATGAAGATCCGAATCTTAAAATTGTGAATTACTACCTGGAAGGTGTGACCATGACGCACGACAGCAACGATTCTTTACAAATACTAACTGGCGTGGATGTTCGATTGCTGGATTACAGCGGCAATGAATTAGATGAAGCTACCACAGGTGATGATGGAAAATTCCTCTTCAGAGTGTATGAGCATGAGCATTACAATTTGGTTGCTAAAAAGACTGGCGGGAAACAACAATATCTAATTACAAGACAACCATTTACTACTGTAGGTAAATCTGCTGATAGAGATACACTAACTTCGCTTGTAACTGAAGTTAAGTTTGACACTTTACTTGTGCTTGAAAAGCTCGAGAAAAACAAAGTATTTGTTCTTGAGAATATTTATTACGATTTGGATAGATATGAAATCAGAGATGATGCGGCAGCCGAACTGGACAAGCTAGTTACGATTTTGAAGGATAATCCTGAAATTAAAATTGAGCTTAGTTCACATACCGATGACAGGCAAACTGAACAGTATAACTTAAGACTTTCGGAAAGAAGGGCTCAATCTGCGGTGGATTACATCGCCTCTCAAGGGGTTGATAAATCCAGGATGGTTGCGCGAGGTTATGGAGAATCTAAATTGATTATTCAAAATGCAACTACCGAAGAAGAACATCAGGTAAATAGAAGAACGGAATTTAAAATTCTGGAAGTTGGCCGTAGAAGCGATGGCGAAGATTTCGATGAAGATGACTACTTCGATGATTCTGGAAATTAA
- a CDS encoding M16 family metallopeptidase, with protein MKNILLAACSAILFVVGCNSNKEVAENNEPEGIFPYPIHQDTLENGLNVVTVPYESPGLASFYLVVRAGSRDEVEEGKTGFAHFFEHMMFRGTDKYSKEEYSEALKAIGAAANANTWWDRTLYHMTGNADMLDKMFELEADRFMNLKYSQEDFKVEAGAVKGEYTKNYSSPYSKLYEKTYNTAFKEHTYSHTTIGFWEDVVDMPNQYDYSLEFFDRFYRPEYTTLMVVGDVNKEEVMTLAKKYFGVWERGSFKQEIPQEPEQQETRHAHIQEANFPPVLGLNYKGPAFSVENNDMAVLDVIGNMAFAEKSDIYKKLVIEEQKVRSLSAGGLNMVDPGLWSVNAVLVDKSDMSYVKSEIDALLEKLKTEPVDSVLLTETKSNIKYSYAMNLDSPSNIANSLSSYIWLTGDPADVNKAYQQYEEVTAEDIMRVAKKYFVDYHLTISTITGDEQLQVAEMLNINL; from the coding sequence ATGAAAAACATACTCTTGGCTGCGTGTTCAGCCATACTATTTGTTGTTGGCTGCAATTCCAATAAAGAGGTTGCCGAAAACAATGAGCCCGAAGGCATTTTTCCATATCCTATCCATCAGGATACACTGGAAAATGGACTTAATGTAGTAACAGTTCCTTACGAAAGTCCCGGATTAGCTTCGTTTTATCTTGTGGTGAGAGCCGGAAGTAGAGATGAAGTGGAAGAAGGAAAAACTGGTTTCGCCCACTTTTTCGAGCACATGATGTTTCGTGGAACAGACAAATATTCCAAAGAAGAATACAGTGAAGCTTTAAAAGCTATTGGTGCTGCGGCTAATGCCAACACCTGGTGGGACAGAACTTTGTATCACATGACAGGTAATGCAGATATGCTCGATAAAATGTTTGAGCTTGAGGCTGATCGTTTTATGAATCTTAAGTACTCTCAAGAAGATTTTAAGGTTGAAGCTGGAGCTGTAAAAGGTGAGTATACAAAAAACTACTCTAGCCCATACAGTAAGCTTTATGAGAAAACATACAATACAGCATTTAAAGAACACACCTACTCTCACACTACAATAGGATTTTGGGAGGATGTAGTTGATATGCCAAACCAATATGATTACTCTTTAGAATTCTTTGATCGATTCTACCGGCCAGAATATACAACATTGATGGTGGTAGGTGATGTGAACAAAGAGGAAGTTATGACTTTGGCTAAAAAGTATTTTGGCGTTTGGGAAAGAGGATCTTTCAAACAAGAAATTCCTCAGGAGCCTGAGCAACAAGAAACTCGCCATGCACATATTCAGGAAGCTAACTTTCCTCCTGTATTAGGCTTGAACTATAAAGGTCCTGCATTTTCTGTGGAAAATAATGACATGGCTGTGCTAGATGTAATTGGTAACATGGCCTTTGCAGAAAAGTCTGATATCTATAAGAAATTAGTGATTGAGGAACAAAAGGTAAGAAGCCTTTCTGCTGGAGGCCTAAACATGGTTGATCCTGGATTATGGTCAGTAAATGCCGTATTGGTTGACAAAAGCGATATGAGTTATGTAAAATCAGAAATTGATGCATTACTCGAAAAGCTAAAAACTGAGCCGGTAGATTCAGTATTGTTAACTGAAACTAAAAGTAACATCAAATACAGTTATGCAATGAATTTAGATAGCCCTTCAAACATTGCCAATTCTTTGTCGAGCTACATTTGGCTAACCGGAGATCCGGCTGATGTAAACAAAGCTTATCAACAATATGAAGAAGTTACGGCAGAAGACATTATGCGTGTAGCAAAGAAATATTTTGTTGATTATCACCTAACAATCAGCACTATAACGGGCGATGAGCAGTTGCAAGTAGCTGAAATGTTGAACATAAATCTTTAA
- a CDS encoding transporter family protein, with amino-acid sequence MKKLIIFSLLVSIGISSFAGGGWPQEKGKGYFKLGQNAIVADKFYDLEGDIIDITTISLYTTSLYGEYGITDRLTAIAYIPFFVRSTLNEQEFQPSGTVIPGDEINSFGDTDIGIKYGWTPGKKIAFATTLTLGLPLGKTAEGTTDSGDARILQTGDGEFNQMLFADASYSFYPLPLYASIGLGYNNRTDGFSDEIRYSAELGYTVFKNFNAALKLYATKSTNNGDENGQPGGTVFGNNVEYISYGPEISYIFKEHFGVVVSAAYATGGQNLLAAPNYGFGFFYKL; translated from the coding sequence ATGAAGAAATTAATAATATTTTCATTACTCGTATCTATTGGTATAAGTTCTTTTGCCGGGGGTGGCTGGCCGCAAGAAAAAGGTAAAGGCTACTTTAAGCTCGGCCAAAATGCCATTGTTGCAGATAAATTTTACGATTTAGAAGGCGATATTATCGACATTACCACCATTAGCCTGTATACAACCAGTCTATATGGTGAGTATGGTATTACTGACCGTTTAACGGCCATTGCTTATATTCCGTTTTTTGTTCGAAGCACATTAAATGAGCAGGAATTTCAACCTTCGGGCACGGTCATCCCTGGTGATGAAATAAATTCATTTGGCGATACTGACATAGGCATTAAATATGGCTGGACACCGGGAAAGAAGATAGCCTTTGCCACCACACTAACTTTAGGCTTGCCATTGGGTAAAACAGCAGAAGGTACCACTGATTCTGGCGATGCAAGAATACTTCAAACAGGCGATGGTGAATTCAATCAAATGCTTTTTGCCGATGCCAGTTACTCATTTTATCCTTTGCCGTTGTATGCTTCAATTGGCCTTGGATATAACAACCGAACAGACGGTTTTTCTGATGAAATCAGATATAGTGCCGAATTAGGGTATACCGTATTTAAAAATTTCAATGCAGCCTTAAAACTATACGCCACAAAATCAACCAACAATGGAGACGAGAATGGGCAACCCGGAGGAACTGTTTTTGGCAATAATGTGGAGTACATTTCTTATGGACCGGAAATCAGCTATATATTCAAAGAACACTTTGGAGTGGTAGTTTCAGCTGCTTATGCTACCGGAGGTCAAAATCTACTGGCTGCTCCAAATTATGGGTTCGGATTTTTTTATAAACTTTAA
- a CDS encoding M16 family metallopeptidase gives MKNLIYILFILITAPAWSQEVVELPMTSTKVVVKFAFKNGSITDPEGKEGLTNLTASVLTQSGSDKYTKSQIDDLIYPMAAQYGSFTDKEMTTFTFEVHKDFLDKFYDIFSSLLLNPTFDQKDFDRVKSNTEVYVKEVIKANSDEDFSKMALEEKLFAGTGYEHMKAGTVNGLANITREDVVSHYKKYFTRNNVTVGIAGSYPASFVQKVKADINKLSDAQPEIPALEEVKMPDGIRVQLVPKPNNLGTAVYTGYPIEINRASKDWPALLVVNSYLGEHRKSYSKLYQLIREQRSMNYGDYTYIEWYEAGGSYQLPLTGFPRSQNYFAIWLRPVQTAISLKGQYPELADIKIGHAHFALRMAVNEINRVKTEGLTQEEFDLTRQFLRSYMKLFIQTPERQLGFLLDSKFYGMDNYIELMDKKLASLTLEEVNAAAAKYLQTENMYVTMITDTQEAEPLKKSLLNNQVSPMAYSNIIKESLPEEVFELDKKVEGLKLNVTDVQITDPKELFVD, from the coding sequence ATGAAAAATCTCATTTATATACTTTTTATATTAATTACCGCTCCGGCATGGTCTCAGGAAGTTGTTGAACTACCTATGACATCAACGAAAGTGGTGGTAAAGTTTGCCTTCAAAAATGGCTCTATTACTGATCCTGAAGGAAAAGAAGGTTTAACAAATCTTACAGCGTCTGTTCTTACTCAATCAGGAAGCGATAAGTACACAAAATCACAAATTGATGATTTGATTTATCCAATGGCAGCACAATATGGTTCATTCACTGACAAAGAAATGACAACATTTACTTTTGAAGTACATAAAGATTTTCTGGATAAGTTTTACGATATCTTCAGCAGCTTACTTTTAAACCCAACTTTTGACCAAAAAGATTTCGATCGGGTTAAATCAAACACAGAAGTGTATGTGAAAGAGGTAATCAAAGCCAATTCTGATGAGGATTTTAGTAAAATGGCCTTGGAAGAAAAGCTATTTGCAGGTACCGGATATGAGCACATGAAAGCAGGTACAGTGAATGGTTTAGCAAATATTACCAGAGAAGATGTTGTTAGCCATTACAAAAAATACTTTACTCGTAATAATGTTACTGTAGGAATTGCTGGCAGCTACCCAGCCTCTTTCGTGCAAAAAGTTAAGGCTGATATTAACAAGTTATCTGACGCTCAGCCTGAAATACCTGCTTTAGAAGAGGTGAAAATGCCTGATGGAATTCGTGTTCAATTGGTGCCAAAACCAAATAATTTAGGAACAGCAGTTTACACCGGCTATCCAATTGAAATTAATAGAGCATCGAAAGATTGGCCAGCTTTGTTAGTAGTTAATTCTTACTTAGGCGAACATCGAAAATCGTACAGTAAGCTGTATCAGTTAATTAGAGAACAACGATCTATGAATTATGGAGATTATACATATATCGAATGGTACGAGGCCGGAGGAAGTTATCAATTGCCACTAACAGGTTTTCCGAGAAGTCAGAATTATTTTGCGATTTGGTTGAGACCGGTGCAGACGGCAATTAGTTTAAAAGGTCAATATCCCGAACTAGCTGATATTAAAATCGGTCATGCCCATTTTGCATTAAGAATGGCAGTAAATGAAATTAATAGAGTAAAGACAGAAGGTTTAACACAGGAAGAGTTTGATTTAACACGTCAGTTTTTAAGAAGCTACATGAAGCTGTTCATCCAAACTCCTGAGCGTCAGTTAGGCTTCCTATTAGATTCTAAGTTTTATGGTATGGATAACTACATTGAACTGATGGATAAAAAATTAGCCTCACTCACACTAGAAGAAGTGAATGCTGCAGCGGCTAAATATCTTCAAACGGAGAATATGTATGTAACCATGATTACTGACACACAGGAAGCAGAGCCATTAAAGAAAAGCTTGTTGAACAATCAGGTTTCTCCTATGGCTTACTCTAATATTATTAAGGAAAGCTTACCTGAGGAAGTATTTGAGCTAGACAAAAAAGTAGAGGGGCTAAAGCTGAATGTTACTGATGTTCAAATTACTGATCCAAAAGAATTATTTGTAGATTAA
- a CDS encoding DM13 domain-containing protein: MKKLAVLFLTISVVFLSCSDDDGETVTIDSSQPTGNLSVQQSGSFVAEGGTNSSGTVDIGIDTQGTQFLRLGSNFETAVGTGTVAVYLSTSAVYTPDPMNGNPNLRLVGSVNENGQAFFKLDPVAEAKFTHVILWCTSVGVQFGNAELN; the protein is encoded by the coding sequence ATGAAAAAATTAGCAGTATTATTTTTAACAATTAGTGTAGTATTTCTTAGCTGCAGCGATGATGATGGTGAAACAGTAACAATTGACAGCAGTCAACCAACAGGTAACTTAAGTGTACAACAATCTGGCAGCTTTGTAGCTGAAGGGGGCACAAATAGTTCAGGAACTGTTGACATTGGCATTGATACTCAAGGCACTCAGTTTCTTCGTTTAGGATCAAACTTTGAAACAGCCGTTGGAACAGGAACAGTAGCAGTATACTTGTCAACCTCAGCTGTTTATACTCCAGACCCGATGAACGGCAATCCAAATTTAAGGTTAGTAGGTTCGGTTAACGAGAATGGTCAAGCCTTCTTTAAACTCGATCCTGTAGCAGAAGCTAAGTTCACTCACGTGATCTTGTGGTGTACTTCAGTGGGCGTACAGTTTGGTAATGCAGAATTGAACTAA
- a CDS encoding AIR synthase related protein: protein MSNRYDQRGVSASKEDVHNAIKNIDKGLFPKAFCKIVEDHLAGDADYCTVMHADGAGTKSSLAYLYWKETGDLSVWKGIAQDAIIMNIDDLICVGATNNILLSSTIGRNKNLIPGEVIAAIINGTEEVLEMLRNNGVNIISTGGETADLGDLVRTIVVDSTVTARMKRSDVIDNANIQPGDVIVGFESYGQASYETEYNGGMGSNGLTSARHDVFNKIYRDKYPESFDPSVAEDLVYSGSKKLTDSINGVPVDAGKMVLAPTRTYAPIMSAILKEFRSEIHGAVHCSGGAQTKVLHFVDDLHIIKDNLFEIPPLFRTIQEESGTDWKEMYKVFNMGHRLELYVPEDIADELMDISAGFNVRAKVIGHVKPSDKKQVTVKSEMGEFVYN from the coding sequence ATGAGCAATCGTTACGATCAGCGAGGAGTATCCGCATCTAAAGAAGATGTACACAATGCTATTAAGAATATTGATAAAGGTCTTTTCCCTAAAGCATTCTGTAAAATAGTAGAAGATCATCTTGCAGGTGATGCTGATTACTGCACTGTGATGCATGCTGATGGAGCCGGCACAAAGTCATCTTTAGCTTATTTATACTGGAAAGAAACTGGTGATTTGTCAGTCTGGAAAGGGATAGCACAGGATGCTATTATCATGAATATTGATGATCTGATTTGTGTTGGTGCGACCAACAATATTTTGTTATCATCTACGATTGGCCGAAACAAGAACTTAATTCCGGGTGAAGTTATTGCTGCTATTATTAATGGCACGGAGGAAGTACTTGAGATGCTCCGAAATAATGGTGTAAACATTATTAGTACTGGTGGCGAAACTGCCGATTTAGGAGATTTGGTACGCACCATTGTGGTGGATAGCACTGTAACTGCCAGAATGAAACGCTCTGATGTCATTGACAATGCCAATATACAGCCAGGAGATGTAATTGTAGGATTTGAATCTTATGGCCAGGCTTCTTATGAAACGGAATATAATGGTGGAATGGGTAGTAATGGCCTTACTTCAGCGCGTCATGATGTTTTTAATAAAATATATCGAGATAAATACCCCGAGTCTTTTGATCCTTCTGTAGCAGAAGACTTAGTTTATTCAGGAAGTAAAAAATTAACTGATAGTATCAATGGCGTGCCTGTGGATGCAGGTAAAATGGTTCTGGCACCCACAAGAACCTATGCACCTATCATGTCGGCCATATTAAAAGAATTTAGATCTGAGATTCACGGTGCTGTGCATTGTAGCGGTGGCGCACAAACCAAAGTACTTCATTTTGTGGATGACTTACATATTATAAAAGACAATCTATTTGAAATTCCACCCCTCTTCAGAACCATTCAGGAAGAAAGTGGTACTGATTGGAAGGAGATGTACAAAGTCTTTAATATGGGACATCGCTTAGAGCTTTATGTACCAGAAGATATTGCCGATGAGCTTATGGATATATCAGCAGGCTTTAATGTGAGAGCAAAAGTGATAGGCCATGTGAAGCCTAGCGATAAAAAGCAGGTTACTGTAAAAAGTGAGATGGGTGAATTTGTTTACAATTAA
- a CDS encoding Ig-like domain-containing protein has product MRKILGMIFLATLSACIGTDVVNDPLVDPTLTIEDDDKLVTLLVGDTEQLTVLYMNETGAAESVDPIWMVDNSDIATVNNDGLVTASAKGQTNLRATFNGISSLDVLISVAENMDDIVKVLITEPEKSKIDVGEMLQLSATGWNLSNMQVVDGVVTWEVDNESVATISEAGVLTGISNGNVKITASIDGVNSVPVEVEVGSNALTAQFEGRSGYTAVGTATLDTNDDGDIILTLSDDFRTSFALGTFIYLSNSTSGSETKGGGLQLGEITTNGAKTFNVSQANASVTLNTYRYVIVLCFPASITFGLADFQK; this is encoded by the coding sequence ATGAGAAAGATTTTAGGAATGATATTTTTGGCTACACTCTCCGCTTGCATAGGCACAGATGTAGTGAATGACCCGTTGGTAGACCCTACACTTACCATTGAAGATGATGACAAGCTCGTTACACTTTTAGTGGGGGATACAGAGCAATTAACTGTACTTTATATGAATGAAACTGGGGCAGCTGAATCAGTAGATCCTATTTGGATGGTCGACAATTCCGATATTGCAACCGTAAATAATGATGGCTTAGTGACTGCCAGTGCAAAAGGACAAACAAATTTACGAGCAACATTTAATGGCATATCAAGTTTGGATGTTCTGATAAGTGTTGCTGAAAATATGGATGACATCGTAAAAGTGCTGATCACTGAACCAGAAAAATCAAAAATTGATGTAGGTGAAATGCTTCAACTTAGTGCTACGGGCTGGAATTTAAGTAACATGCAAGTGGTAGATGGTGTGGTAACTTGGGAGGTGGACAATGAAAGTGTTGCAACCATTAGTGAAGCTGGAGTACTAACCGGCATTTCTAATGGTAATGTTAAAATAACCGCTTCTATTGATGGTGTAAATAGTGTGCCAGTCGAAGTTGAAGTAGGCTCTAACGCACTTACGGCTCAGTTCGAAGGAAGAAGTGGTTATACAGCGGTAGGCACGGCAACACTAGACACCAATGATGATGGTGATATTATTCTTACCCTAAGTGATGATTTTCGAACATCATTTGCTTTAGGCACCTTTATTTATTTATCAAACAGTACATCCGGCTCCGAAACAAAAGGTGGCGGGCTACAACTAGGTGAAATAACCACCAATGGAGCCAAAACATTTAACGTTTCACAGGCAAATGCAAGTGTAACACTTAACACGTATCGATATGTAATTGTGTTGTGTTTTCCGGCCTCAATCACATTTGGTTTAGCAGACTTTCAAAAATAA
- a CDS encoding response regulator transcription factor, whose amino-acid sequence MKRVLLIEDDLHIKELLEIHLKDLGCELTMAMDGKVGYTLATKEQFDLIILDIMLPNKDGLEICRDLRAHQILTPILMLTARSEEIDKIMGLETGADDYLTKPFSVREFIARVKAIFRRMEMSKGDKEDKALLKIGELIIDHAKRKVVDGEERIELTPKEFDLLYLLASNPGKSYSRDRLLTLVWGYEFEGYEHTVNSHINRLRAKVEKNLSNPQYILTTWGVGYRFNDELEITKNLAS is encoded by the coding sequence ATGAAGAGAGTTTTACTCATAGAGGATGATTTGCACATAAAGGAACTTTTAGAAATACATCTTAAAGATCTTGGCTGTGAGCTTACCATGGCCATGGATGGCAAGGTCGGATATACCCTTGCTACAAAAGAGCAGTTTGACTTGATCATTTTAGATATCATGCTTCCAAATAAAGACGGGTTGGAGATTTGCAGAGACCTTCGCGCCCATCAAATTCTTACCCCTATTCTAATGCTTACCGCTCGTAGCGAAGAAATTGATAAAATAATGGGATTAGAAACCGGGGCCGATGACTATTTAACGAAACCATTTAGTGTTAGGGAATTTATTGCTCGTGTAAAAGCCATTTTCAGAAGAATGGAAATGTCTAAAGGAGATAAAGAAGACAAAGCTTTATTAAAGATTGGGGAATTGATAATAGACCATGCGAAAAGAAAGGTTGTGGATGGTGAAGAACGCATAGAACTTACGCCCAAAGAATTCGATTTATTGTATTTGTTAGCTTCCAACCCTGGCAAAAGCTACAGTCGTGATAGATTATTGACCCTTGTTTGGGGATATGAATTTGAAGGGTATGAGCATACTGTAAACTCACATATTAACAGGTTAAGAGCCAAAGTAGAAAAAAACCTATCTAATCCGCAATACATTCTCACCACGTGGGGCGTGGGTTACCGTTTTAATGATGAGCTTGAAATAACTAAAAACCTAGCCTCATGA